One window of Phoenix dactylifera cultivar Barhee BC4 chromosome 5, palm_55x_up_171113_PBpolish2nd_filt_p, whole genome shotgun sequence genomic DNA carries:
- the LOC103720995 gene encoding ruBisCO large subunit-binding protein subunit beta, chloroplastic, which yields MASTFSTMSTIGSVAAPSSFVTDRKLSASAQKFSKLSSLASSSSSSLSGRRQNLHLQKRCNSGIRAMAKELYFNKDGSAIKKLQTGVNKLADLVGVTLGPKGRNVVLESKYGSPKIVNDGVTVAKEVELEDPVENIGAKLVRQAAAKTNDLAGDGTTTSVVLAQGLIAEGVKVVAAGANPVQITRGIEKTAKSLVAELKLMSKVVEDSELADVAAVSAGNNYEIGNMIADAMSKVGRKGVVTLEEGKSAENSLYVVEGMQFDRGYISPYFVTDSEKMSVEYENCKLLLVDKKITNARDLINVLEDAIRGGYPILIIAEDIEQEALATLVVNKLRGALKIAALKAPGFGERKSQYLDDIAILTGATVIRDEVGLSLDKADKEVLGTAAKVVLTKDSTTIVGDGSTQEEVTKRVAQIRNLIEAAEQEYEKEKLNERIAKLSGGVAVVQVGAQTETELKEKKLRVEDALNATKAAVEEGIVVGGGCTLLRLAAKVDAIKDTLENDEQKVGADIVKRALSYPLKLIAKNAGVNGSVVIEKVLSSDNFKFGYNAATGNYEDLMASGIIDPTKVVRCCLEHAASVARTFLTSDVVVVDIKEPEPVPAGNPMDNSGYGY from the exons ATGGCTTCAACTTTCAGCACCATGTCTACAATTGGCTCTGTGGCTGCTCCCAGCAGTTTTGTGACTGACAGGAAGCTCTCAGCTTCTGCTCAAAAGTTCTCTAAGCTCTCTTCTCTTGCTTCCTCATCTTCTAGTTCTCTAAGTGGCAGGAGGCAGAACTTGCACCTGCAGAAAAGATGTAACTCTGGTATCAGGGCAATGGCCAAGGAGTTGTACTTCAACAAGGATGGGTCTGCCATTAAGAAGCTGCAA ACAGGAGTTAAtaagcttgcagaccttgtgggGGTCACTCTTGGCCCAAAGGGCAGGAATGTTGTTCTGGAGAGCAAATATGGGTCGCCAAAAATTGTCAATGATGGTGTCACTGTTGCCAAAGAG GTTGAACTAGAAGATCCTGTGGAAAACATTGGGGCTAAGTTGGTACGGCAAGCTGCTGCAAAGACCAACGACTTGGCTGGGGATGGGACTACTACTTCCGTTGTTCTTGCTCAAGGTTTGATTGCGGAAGGTGTTAAG GTGGTTGCAGCAGGTGCAAACCCAGTTCAGATCACCCGAGGTATTGAGAAAACAGCCAAATCTCTAGTTGCTGAACTCAAGCTAATGTCAAAAGTG GTTGAAGACAGTGAACTTGCTGATGTAGCTGCAGTCAGTGCTGGAAACAACTATGAGATTGGAAACATGATAGCTGATGCTATGAGTAAGGTGGGTAGGAAAGGGGTGGTTACACTTGAAGAGGGGAAAAGTGCCGAGAATAGCCTTTACGTTGTAGAAGGCATGCAATTTGATCGTGGTTACATCTCTCCATACTTTGTAACAGATAGCGAGAAAATGTCAGTTGAATATGAGAACTGCAAG TTGCTTCTCGTAGACAAGAAAATTACAAATGCGAGAGATCTTATCAatgttttggaagatgcaattaGAGGGGGATATCCCATCTTGATAATTGCCGAAGATATTGAGCAGGAAGCTCTTGCTACCCTTGTTGTCAATAAGCTCAGAGGTGCATTGAAGATTGCTGCACTTAAAGCCCCTGGATTTGGAGAACGCAAAAGTCAATACCTTGATGATATCGCCATCCTTACTGGAG CAACTGTAATAAGAGATGAGGTTGGGCTTTCCCTGGATAAAGCTGACAAGGAGGTTTTGGGTACTGCTGCTAAAGTTGTGCTAACCAAAGATTCAACCACGATAGTTGGTGATGGTAGCACTCAAGAAGAAGTAACCAAACGGGTTGCACAAATCCGTAATCTGATCGag GCTGCCGAGCAGGAAtatgaaaaggaaaaattaaaTGAGAGGATTGCGAAGCTTTCCGGTGGAGTTGCTGTCGTTCAG GTTGGTGCCCAAACAGAGACAGAACTTAAAGAGAAGAAATTAAGAGTTGAAGATGCTCTAAATGCTACCAAG GCAGCTGTGGAGGAAGGTATTGTTGTTGGTGGTGGTTGTACCCTTTTGAGGCTTGCAGCAAAGGTTGATGCCATCAAAGATACTCTCGAAAACGATGAACAAAAG GTGGGAGCTGATATAGTAAAAAGGGCTCTGAGTTACCCATTAAAATTGATTGCAAAAAATGCTGGAGTAAATGGAAGTGTTGTCATTGAGAAG GTACTTTCAAGTGACAATTTCAAATTTGGTTATAATGCTGCAACTGGAAATTATGAAGATTTGATGGCTTCTGGAATTATTGACCCCACTAAG GTGGTTAGGTGCTGCCTGGAGCATGCAGCATCAGTTGCAAGAACATTCCTTACTTCAGATGTTGTCGTGGTTGACATCAAAGAGCCAGAGCCAGTGCCTGCTGGGAATCCGATGGACAATTCAG GATATGGCTACTAA